The Candidatus Omnitrophota bacterium DNA window TTTGTTGAAGAATATACAATCGAAGCTGGGTGCAGCGCCGCAAATGTCGTTGCAAGATAAGCACACTTCAAATCACAAAACCTTTTAGCCAGAAAGAATAGCACGACGCAGGTTGCGGCACTAAAAGCTATCTGAAGAATGATCGTAAGGGCATGATGATGCCCGAAAAGAATATATGCCAGGGCGCACAACGCCGGATATAAAGGCGCGACACCTGCGCGTTGGACCGTATTCAGGGTTTCATACATAAAGCCCTTCCCGAGTATCATATTTTCCGCCACAAGCTCATATTCAAATATCTGGATCTCCGAATTGGCCTGATAATATAAAAAGCACCCGACCCGTACGATTATCGCAACAAAGATAATTCCGAAGAGCGCCAATAGCTCTCCGCGTGCCTTACCCTTACTATAAATAGGATTATTTTTTAGCATAGTCTCTATCATTTGACGGTCCGGACACTTTGTATTTTACAAAATGCCCTATCTCATATAAACTGCTGAGCAAGGGTGGCCTCATTTCTACCATCTTAACCTTTTTAAGCGTCTTTTCCGCTGCTGCGAAAATCTGCTTTTCGGTGGAAAGATGCAGCTTCCCGATATCATAACCCAATACCCAGAATAAAAATTTCATAAACGGCCTGTATACCGGAGCGCCATATATGACCTGCCCGCCGTCTTTAACTACCCTCGCTATCTCTTTAAACACCTGTTCTTGCTGGTCCGGACCCAGATGCTCAAGTATTGAGATGAGTAATACACTGTCAAAATAGCCGTCCTGATAAGGCATATTCAGGACATTCCCGTTCCTAAGGATCGTTTTGATCTTTAATTTTTCGAATACCCCGGAAACTGTCTCAATGTCAGCATCTAAATCCAACCCATGAATCTCTTCGTATTTTTCGCTGAGATTTAAAAATGTCACGCCCGAACCAAACCCTACCTCTAGAATCCTATTCCCGCCCGTCAGTTCGGACAAACAAAGCTCGATCCTTCTCCTGTAAAGACTGCCTATAAACGGTAATCTGTAAAATTTTATCGGGTCGGATGGGCCCGCTTTTATATAACTGCCTGAGGGAAGCATCTTCAGCCGACATTTTATCTTCATATTGATTTATTTCCTTGCTCTTATGTACAACGACCCTGAAATCTCCGATACAAGTGGAATTTTTTCAGCCAGGTTGCATATGGGACGAATAAATGCTAATAAAGACTTGGGAATGTGAGGGTGCAGAAAATCAAAAGGAGTAATGATTATATCAGTAAAACCCGCTGTCCTCAATCTTTTTCTCAGGTCCCATTTGAAAAAAGCTGTTTCATGTGCGGAATCTCCCAGCATCTTTTTTATAAGAGGTACGTTTTTTTGTATAAAGACCTGGGGATTCATCATATTCGGCTCCGTAAAAAATATCGAACCGCCTTTCTTCAACACCCTGTACAGCTCCCTGATGGCCTCGTTCGGATCCAGGTGGTGCAAGATGGAACTGCCTAAAATCGTGTCGAACGTATTTTCTGGAAAAGTAATGGAATGAGCGTTTTCTATCTTGAATGTGACATTCATTTCATTAACGGCCGATCTCGCTATATCTATAAGATCCGGAGATATGTCGATTGCGGTGACCATGGCACGTGTTTTTGCCAATTCCTTGGTTAAGTACCCCGTACCGCAGCCTATTTCGAGTACATGCATTGACGAAGTTATGTGTTTCGTAAGCATGCCTATGCGCCTGCTCCAACGCTCTTTTCCGGCCGGCGTGTCCCAATTCCATATATATCCGGCCCCGCGCATTGCTAAAAACTTTCCATGTCTAACTTCGTTTAACAGCCTATCCTCTTTCAGCATTATGTAATATCCGCCTTTGCCGTTAAGATATGACGATAAAAGTATTTCTATAGCCTATTCCTGCTATTTGGATCCGCCGATAGATAGGTATAGAAATAATATCCAAAATCATCAAAACATTTCCCTTTTACTGTCCGTACAACCGATTTAAACAGCGCTTTGTAATTGTTAATCACGAACAGGGCCAATTTTATGAGGAAGCCGGGGTTTTTTAAAAAGAACAGGATATTTTTATACCTGTTTGCCCTGAGAAACGTATTCCTGTAGTCAGACAAGATTTTCTGATCCAAACTGACCTTCCAAATGTTATTATTGCGGACATACCAATTGGACATATCGCGCTCCAATATCCTGTTCTCCTTAACAGCCTGTTCGTAAAGTTCCGACCCCGGATATGGTGTAGCAAAATAACACGTCACAAAATCCAAATCCATTTTAGAAGAAGAGCTTATTGTCTCCTTAAGATCCCCTGCAGAATCATCCGGAAACCCGAATATGAATGAACCCAGCGCTCTCATGCCGATAGCCCTGGTCATCTTTACAGATTCCGAGACCTGTTTGAAATTCGTTCTTTTCTTAATTTTATTCAGCACTCTTTCGGAGCAGCTTTCTATGCCGTATTCCACCTGAACACAACCGGCCCGTCTTATGGCTTTTAACATGCGTTCGTTGACAGTATCAGCCCTGCTATAACATGCCCACTTAATATCGTATTTTTTCGTTATAAATTTCTCAGAAAATTCTTCAACCCACTTGGAACCCATGAGAAAGGTATCGTCCATAAAATAGAGCCCGTCTACGTTATACTTTGATGCAATAAGATCGATCTCTTCCAAAACGTTATCGACGCTTCTCCTCCGATAGGTATTGCCCCATAGATAATTAACGCCGCAATACGTGCATCTTCCGGGACACCCGCGGCTCGTTGTTATGTTCGCACACCTTCTGGTCCAGACGCCTCTTATAAGACCCGGCGGCTGCAGGTAAGTCTCGTAGTTTACCAGCTCCCTGGCCGGGAAGGCGAGTGTATCCAAGTCTTCTATTAGTTTTCTCGGAGGGTTGACGGTTATGCCGCCGTCCCGGCCCCTGAAGATCAGGCCGTGTATTTTCGAAAGATCGCTGGAACCGTGCCTCAAACAGTCGCACAGTTCGCACATTGTAACCTCTCCCTCCCCATAAATTATATAATCGACTCCGAGCTCATCCATGAACTTGCTTTTAAAATAAGAGGGATGTATACCACCCGCTACGATAGGAACGCCAGGCATCAGGTTTTTTATGAGCCCTATAACGGTTTTTGCCAGTTTCAGCTGCGGCGTAGTTACGCTTATGCCTACGATATCTGGCTTACGATCTCTAATCCTATTTAAAAGGCCAAGGTCTTTCTCCGTAATATCAAGGAAAATTACGTCATGATTGTTCTTCATCAAGCTTGAAGCAACGTACCCTAGCCCCAGAGGGAAAAAATTTAAATTTATATCCCTGGGATAGATTAAGCAGACATTGGCCATTTTATTTCTTTCGTAGTCATCAAACGAATTTTATCTTTCTGGCGGAATAAAGCAGCATTTTTAATAAAAGAAACCCGTGCCTCCATCTGTGTATATTTGTTGTACCATATGAGCGCTCTTTGTATACAATCGGTATCTCAACGATCTTTAAACCAAGGCGGGACGCGCCGAATATAAGATCAAAATCGCCAAAAGGATCGAATTCGCCGAAAAACGACCTGGTTTCGGCAATCTTGCGGTAATTTTCCTTTAAAAGAACTTTTGTGCCGCACAGGGTATCTTTAAATCTTTGGCCCAGCACATAGGAAAATGCCGTCGCAAAAAACTTGTTTCCTACTATGTTTAAAAAACGCATGGCCTTTTTATCCATCGGATAAACTAGCCTGCTGCCATTCACAAACTCGCCCTTATCCTTAACAATAGCGTCATAAAATAAACGGAGGCTCTCGGGCGCAACCGACAGATCCGCATCTAGTATCATGAGCACATCCTTTGACGCTGCTTCCAATCCTTTACGCACCGCATCAGCCTTGCCTATGCCCGATTGTTTTATGGCCGCTATCTTCCTTTCGGCTGAATATTTTTTCTGCGCTTCGATTATCCTGTCCCATGTACCATCCTTAGAATGTCCTTCCACAAAGATAATCTCGTCATCCGGCCCCATGTGCGGTATCCTTTTTACGGCACTTTCTATGTTATCCGCTTCGTTCCTTGCCGGCACAATGACCGAAACCGATAAGGAGCTAGAGTGCCGTTTCAGCAGAGGCCGTGCCATTAGTATATTCGCGATGCAAAACAACCGAAAAAACGGCAGGACGGCAAAATATCGGTTTAGAAGGTCGCTGACTAAAGGGATGCCCATAGGACAGATTATTCTGGTGTTAACTAATACCGGCTCGTAATCGGTAAGCAGCAGGAAGTTGGCCATGTCTTCATGCGCAATCCAGTTCTGTTCAAAGGTCTTTTCGCGCAACTTCAGCATCGTAGCCAGCCATATCAACGGCTTCCACATGCTGCTATAATATGTTATCAATATGCGCGTGCTGGGCGAACAGGCTGCGTGCAATTCCGAAAAAAGCTTTTGTATGTCACCTTCATACTGAATATTGTTTAAAAGAAAATAATCCGGAGGGCTGTTGCGTGCCTGGTCTATCGAACATATATGTTCCCTGCTTAAAGATGCGGGCGCATCTTTGCCTATAAATAAAAAACGGACGTTCTTAAAAAATCTGATCGCCATGTCCGATACCGGGTTTACCTCTACTACGGTATTATTCGGCCTGACATAGACCGAATAATACCGGAAAAGGGTACTATAATAATAATCTTTTAGTTGTTTTTTCATGCCTTCCTGCGCTTTCCCGCCGTACCGTATTCGACCGTATACCAGTTCACTGTCTCTAGAAGGCCTTCTTCAAATCTTGTTTTTGCCTTAAAACCAAATTCTTTATAAGCACGTGAAGTATCTAATCGCCTTCGCGGCTGGCCATCCGGCTTGGTTTTATCCCATCTTATCTTACCCTTAAAACCGGTAAGCCTTGCGACAATCCCAGTCAGTTTTTCTATGGATATCTCAAAACCTGCGCCCAAATTTACAGGATCCGGCTTGTCATATTTTTCCATGGCCATGATTATTCCTTCCGCCGCGTCATTGACATATAGAAACTCCCGGGTCGGTTTCCCTGTCCCCCAAACCACGATCTCGTTCCTTCCTTCTCTTATCGCATCAAGGCACTTTCTGATCAAAGCTGGGATCACATGAGATGATTCAGGGTCAAAATTATCTCCGGGTCCATATAAATTCACAGGCATAAGAAAGATAGAATTGAATCCATATTGCTGACGATATGCCACGGATTGAACCAGTAACATTTTCTTAGCCAATCCGTAAGGAGCATTTGTATCCTCAGGATACCCATTCCATAGGTCTTCTTCTTTAAAAGGAACCACAGCATGTTTCGGATAGGAACAGATAGTGCCTATGGCGACAAACTTATCTATCCCTGCCTGCCGGCCGACCTCCATAAGCTGCGCACCCATAATCAGATTATCGTAAAAGAATGTCCCCGGATTCCGGAGATTAGCCCCAATTCCCCCTATTTTAGCGGCGAGATGCATCACGATCTTCGGCTTAACATCGGTATAAAGTTTTTTGATCGCACACATCTCGACCAGATTATAGTCTTTACTCAAAGGGACATAAATATTACGATATCCCCGCAAACGAAGTTTTTCCACGATACGCGATCCTAAAAAGCCCGCTCCACCGGTCACGATAATACGTCTATTCTTACGATTTTTCATATCACTCTATTAGGATAAAGAAATTTCCTTATAATGCACAATAACCTGCCCCCCGGGCTCTGACCTTTTGCCCTGACTGACCATACATTAAAATCTATATTATCAATCTCTCTCAAAAAAGTATCCGTTTCGAAATTACCTAAATTCGATATAAACGGCGCTAAAAGCTTTTTATCAAGCAAAATATCATTGACAGAAGCGATAGAGCCGTTTTTTGTTAAATAAACGCCATCAAAAGCCGACAAAGGGCACCATTTCCCGCGGATCTTTACAAACGATATGTAGTAAATGCGGTTTGAACTGTTTAGAAACATTTTAAAAAAAGCATCCATCCCCGCATATGTACACAATATTGTAAAGATATCCTCGAACTGGTCCCCCGCTCCATAACCCCTGATTAATACGTGGAGCGGATGATCGTCAATAGAAGGAAGCTCTTTCGGGCTTTTCCGCACATTAGTATAGACCCAGTTTAATATTTTAATTGCCTTGGCATTATCATCTTTTGTGTCACCGGTTATACTTTTTACTATATGCTTATAATTATAATGCCTGTCTACAAAATTCAGGATCTTAAGGTATAATGGTAGCTTTATTTCGTGGAGCCGGCAGTCAACACCCTGCTTGGTGACTACGCTTATGTTCAAGATGCAGATGATCAATATGAGCGCGGTTGCGATTGATAATAGTTTTGTACGGGCTTTATTCATCGGTCAATGCCTCCTTAGTCTGTCGCTTCTGCTCTTTCAGACCACTCCTGAAACATCAAGATGGTCCATAGAAAATACTGCCAATTTCGTTTGCCGGAAAGGTGCTCTTTCCATCGCGTACGAATAAATTGCGCGTCAAACAACCCTTCCCGCTGCAAGCGGGATTCGTCCAGCAAGTTTTGAGCCCAATCTTTAAGCCTGCCGCGCATCCAGTCACCTACAGGAACACCAAAACCCATCTTGGGCCGCTCGATGAGCGACTTAGGAATATACTTATATAACAGGCACCTTAACATCCATTTGGTCTGTCCATCACGCATCTTCATGGATAGAGGCAGACTCCATACCAGGTCGATGATCCTATGATCGAGAAAAGGGATCCTCGTTTCAAGGCTGTTGAACATGGCCGCACGGTCGACCTTGACCAGTATGTCATCCGGCAAATAAGTCATGCTATCCATATACATCATCTGGACCTTATAGTCCGCGAAGGTTTCTTTCAGCCCTGTTTCGGTAAGCCATGTACCGGGCTCCCTGGCATCGATAACCACGCGATCCGGGTCGGCGATCTCAGATACCAGGCTGTAGTAAAGAGACCCGACACCATCGACATTCTCCAGGCGTGTAGAAAGCTTTTCCAGTTTCTCGCCCATATTGGATGGTAAGGTGAAAAATTTGCCGATATACCTGAAAACGCGATCCCAGGTCGATGGCGCAATCGCCTTTATCAAACGCCCGGCAGACTTCCTGATCGCGAACGGGACCCTGGAAACATTTTTCCACATATCGGCCAATGCGTAGCGGTTATATCCGCAAAATAATTCGTCTCCGGCATCGCCGGACAATGAGACCTTGACATATTTGCGCGCCATTTGAGAGATCAGAAAAGTAGGTATTTGTGAGGAATCCGCAAACGGCTCGTCATACATGCTGCCCAGCTTGGGGATAACCTGCATAGCTTCCGCAGGCGACACATATTGCTCGGTATGATCCGTGCCAAGGTGCCCGGAAACGGCTTTTGCGTATTCGGCTTCGTTGTAACCCATCTCTTTAAACCCAACAGAAAATGTCTTGACCGGACGGCCTGACTGGGCCTGCATCAACGCAACGACCGTTGAAGAATCTATCCCCCCTGAAAGAAAAACACCTAAAGGCACATCCGCAACCATCTGCAGCTTTATCGCGCGTTTCAGCCGCTCCTCAAGTTCGGATATGGCATCCGCTTCATTTCCCGCAAACGGTCTCGCGATACCGTTCGCCGCGACCTCAGACAATCTCCAGTAGGCCTCAGGTTTAGCCGAACGCAGCGTATCAGGCCCGTGCGCGGCCTTAAAACTTATATAATGGCCCGGCAGGAGCTTGAATATGCCTTTATAAATAGAGTAAGGCGCAGGAATATAGCAATGTCTCAAATACAGACAGATAACGTCCCTGTCGATCTCTCCGACAAAGTCCGGATGGCGTTTAAGTGCCTTCAATTCGGAGCCAAAAATAAGCGTGCCTTTCTGAAACCCGTAATAAAGCGGCTTTTCGCCGATGCGGTCCCGCGCTAGCGTAAGCACTTTTTCCTTACGATCCCAAAGCGCGATAGCGAACATACCAACGGTTCTTTTAAGCGTCTGGTCTATACCCCATTTTTCAAACCCGGCCAATAATGTTTCCGTATCCGAATGGCCGCGCCAGCCTTTATCGTTGTTCAGCTCTTGCCTCATCTCCAAGTGATTATAGATCTCTCCGTTGAATACAATTACATAACGCCCGGACACGGAGGTCATAGGCTGGTCTCCGGCCGAAGTAAGATCAAGTATAGAAAGACGGCGATGCGCCAGCGCGATGCCGGCGTTTTCGTCGGTCCATACGCCGCTGGAATCCGGGCCGCGATGACTTAAAGAATTCGCCATCGAAATGCCGATGGAAGCCATTTCCGGATCCTTAAGCGCATTATCTGCCGTAACAAATCCCGTTATGCCGCACATATATTGCCTCTGATCTTCCCGTAAACCGACTCATATTTTTTTACCATAGCGGAAAGGCTGAATCTTTCGCAAACCCGCGATCTCGCATTGCTTCCCAGTTCTCCCGCTTTATCCGGATTACTCAAGATATAGTCTATCGCGTCCGCTATTGCCTCGGGATCCTTTTCGGGAATAAGTAACCCGTTAAGCCTATTTTCAATTATTTCCGGGACCCCCCCTACATTCGTGGCTATAACTGCCTTGCCGGAAAACATCGCTTCGATAATACTAAGCCCAAAACCTTCTTCGAGTGAGGGGTGAACCACGATATCCATTATCGATAACAGGTCCGGGATGTCCTTCCTGTACCCTGTAAATATTACCTTCTCTCTCAGGTCAAGCAGGTCTCTTAAGGCAACCAGTCTCTCCTCTAATATGCCGTCGCCTACAAGCAGAAATTTGACATCCTGCCTTTTCCGGCAGACGATATCGGCAGCACGGATCAAATACTCATGACCTTTTCTCGGATGAAATATACCGACGGTACCGATTATCTTGACATCATCATCTATCTTCAGTTCGCGTCTGACCTTGGCCCCTGCGTCCATTAAAGGATCAAATCGTTTCAGATCAATACCGTTATGGATGACCGATATTTTTTTATCGGCGATTCCGTCTAACCGGACTAAGATATCTTTCACGCCGTAAGAGATAGCTATGATATGTTTTGCCCTCTTTAAAACCCATCTATCCAGGAACCGTTGAAAACTGTTACCGTAAAGATAGAGCATGTTGGAGTAGTGCTTTGTTATCAAAACCGCTGTCTTCCCAGAAAAGATGCCGGCGAGATAACCTACTATACCTGCATGAAATAGATGGGTATGCAAAATATCAATTTTATTTCGTTTTATGATCTGCACCAGTTTTATAATAGCCGCGGGCAAACAGATTATATTGTCGTATCCCAGCGAATAACACTTTTGGCTCAGTTTCTCGATTTCAGCGTGTAAATCACCTCTTTTTTTAAGCGTGCAAAATAACAACTCAAATCTTGATCTATCATATTCCCCGGCTATGCCTATAAGTAATTTCTCAGCACCGGCTATTTTAGAGTCTGTCGTAAGATGCAATATTCTTGTCATTTTTTTAACTTATTCATACTTTCTTAGCGACGATGATTATTCCATTCCCGCTCTTATTTACCTTTGCGACGTCTAAAATCATTAGTATCGTAACAAGCGGTTGAACAAATAAAAAATAGAGTGGGAATAAGGCCAAAAATAGTAACGGGCGAAACTGGCACATGCAGAACAATTCATAACCTAAGGCGCCAAGTTTCCCAAAAGATATCCGCGTGTCGATAATCTTGAGTTTATTCTTTTCAATGATCCCGGTTATCTCGCTTAAGGCGTACCCTTCCCGGACATGCTCCAGGCTATGCGGTTTAAAAAAATCGGCATTTCTCAAGAACGGTAGCACTCTTTTTTGGGGACTTGCCGGCACACCAACGATTAAAATACCATCTCTCTTAAGCGCTTTAAAGAATGTCGCGACCACGGCATTATCTTTTTCAATATGCTCCAAAACATCCGTGCATAGTATAAGATCGAATTGATTATCCTGCTGCAGGTCAACAAGATCTGAATGCCTGGTTTCAATATTAAGATTCTCCCTGTTTATAAACGGCCTAAAATTTTCTATCCTGGACTTATCGATATCAACGGCGCAAATCTTAGCCCGCGGGAACGCCCTTGACAAATAGTAACTATACTGCCCAAAACCTACCCCGGCATCAAGTATATTCAATGTTTCTTTTTCCCTGCCCTTGAGCGCAGCTTTGAGCGCGCACTTTACGTACCATTCCGTCAATATATTCAGAGAAAGGTAAAGATAATACCCTTTTCTTATCAACGAATTTTCGGATAACTTTTTCTTAATAAACTTTTTCATAAGCTCGCGCCAACACCTTGGAATACTCGTTCTGTTCATGAAGCGCCGACTTCTCCGGATCCATCAAAGTTAACACCTTTTCGCGGGCATTTTTACCCATCTTCTTCCCGTCAGCAGGGCTTGCTAATATGCTGTCTATCCTGTCGGCCAACGCCATCCAGTCCCTGTTAGGCACCAGGTAACCGGTCTCTCCATCAACAACAACCTCTCTCTGCCAGTCATAGTCATATGCGATGATCGGCACTCCGGCAAGCGCAGACTCAACCAATGCCCTACCCATGTGCGGTGAAATAATAGCTGTTGCTTTAGGTAAAACGGCGGCGATCCACTCTTGAGCGCGGTTGCCGGCAAAGATCACCGCGTCTTCAACCTTCAGCGAGGTTGCCAGGGCCTCGAGTTCCTTTCTTATCGGTCCGTCTCCGATTATAAGGCCCTTGACGCGGCGCCCCCGCTTGATAAGTTCAGCGACAACGCGGATCATGTCTTCAATGAGTTTCATTGGAACAAGACGCGATACGGTCGCCAGGACCTTTTCATCCTTTATTCCAAGCCCGGCAAGCTGCGTGTCGCCGTCGGAACGCACGGCCGGTTCCTGCCAGTGATCCTTGTGTATAAGATTACCGTACCTAAAAACCGTCGCGACATCGGGGCGGCCGCCATTCTCCAGGGCATAACGCATATTGTCCTCATTCGCTCCCGCTATTAAGTCACAGCGCGGGAACACAAATCTTTCTACGATCTTTTCAATCCAGCGAAACTTGAACAGACGCGGCATCACAGGCTTTCCCGTCAATCGAAAAATTTCGTCATATCTGAAACAAGCCCTGACAACCAAAGGCACTCTCAGTCTTCTGGCTAAAAATAATCCCATTAATCCCAGATAATACGGATCGCCTATGCGCACAACTTTTACCTTTAGCTCTCTGGCCATCTTAAGCAATATCCGCGTCAGTTTAATTTGCGCTAAAAACAGATTTAACGGAGGCGCAAACCGCCAGGTACGACTAACGCCTACTTTCCCCTCTACGAACAGATGCGAGTCATCAAGCCGAGTGATGACGGGATCACCGAACCTGTTATCGCCAGATTCAAAAATTCCGGCCAGCGGATGCACGGAAATGACCTTATCAAAATATCCTGCAAGCCTTCTACTGTCCAGCGCCTGCTCCATACGGTTTTCCCTGAACATCTTTAGCGTATAAGACATATCCAGGACAAGGATCGCTTTTGTCAATTTTTAGTACCTGCCTATTAATTTCAAATGAAACTTAAGCGGAATTTTCAAAACTATAAAACGGTATAAAAGATATAAGGCACTCCTTAACCTTTCAGGGAGCATAGCCGCTACCTTCTTTAATGAATCACTCCTTTTTGATTGCGCGTCTTTTGCGGCCTGAGCGCCTGGCCACCTTTTTAAATATTGGCCTTGCTGGATAGAGGCATTAAAAGTAGACGTATCCGTTTTTTTAACTACAAAAAACACATAATATATATTCTTGCCAAGGCCTCCATAAGAGAGCCTGTCCAGGCATCCCGGCACATATTTATAGGCATCCATTAAATAATTATTCCCGTATCTGGAATATTTCACGAATAACGAATCTTTTATTTCCCAGTTATTTGCCGAATAATAATCCCAGAATAATGTCGGTGAAAACATATAAAATCCGTGTTCTACGCAATTCGTTGAAGGCAAAAAGTGAATTATCCTGCCCCCTGCTTTAAGCATTTTATGGTAATTCTCGAGTACCTTCGGCAGGTTAAATACGTGTTCCGAAGTGCCTCCGTCAAATATCAAATCATATTTACCGTGAAGATTGACTGGCACGTCCTTATTTAAGTCATGTATT harbors:
- a CDS encoding class I SAM-dependent methyltransferase encodes the protein MGTDRGSIKLLMREGSREKFSGHALTIGRQDICPVTPLVFKRWAQDMGFELKKPVTGARVTDVDLFLSAGFDNIDSLDYSDFEKCTIIHDLNKDVPVNLHGKYDLIFDGGTSEHVFNLPKVLENYHKMLKAGGRIIHFLPSTNCVEHGFYMFSPTLFWDYYSANNWEIKDSLFVKYSRYGNNYLMDAYKYVPGCLDRLSYGGLGKNIYYVFFVVKKTDTSTFNASIQQGQYLKRWPGAQAAKDAQSKRSDSLKKVAAMLPERLRSALYLLYRFIVLKIPLKFHLKLIGRY